One part of the Arabidopsis thaliana chromosome 4, partial sequence genome encodes these proteins:
- the SYP42 gene encoding syntaxin of plants 42 (syntaxin of plants 42 (SYP42); CONTAINS InterPro DOMAIN/s: Target SNARE coiled-coil domain (InterPro:IPR000727), Syntaxin/epimorphin, conserved site (InterPro:IPR006012), t-SNARE (InterPro:IPR010989), Syntaxin, N-terminal (InterPro:IPR006011); BEST Arabidopsis thaliana protein match is: syntaxin of plants 41 (TAIR:AT5G26980.2); Has 2124 Blast hits to 2113 proteins in 267 species: Archae - 1; Bacteria - 23; Metazoa - 914; Fungi - 468; Plants - 361; Viruses - 0; Other Eukaryotes - 357 (source: NCBI BLink).) produces MATRNRTTVYRKHRDACKSARAPLSLSASDSFGGPVIEMVSGSFSRSNHSSYAPLNSYDPGPSSSDAFTIGMPPAWVDDSEEITFNIQKVRDKMNELAKAHSKALMPTFGDNKGIHREVEMLTHEITDLLRKSEKRLQMLSTRGPSEESNLRKNVQRSLATDLQNLSMELRRKQSTYLKRLQQQKEGQDEVDLEFNVNGKMSRLDEEDELGGMGFDEHQTIKLKEGQHVSAEREREIQQVLGSVNDLAQIMKDLSALVIDQGTIVDRIDYNVQNVSTSVEEGYKQLQKAERTQREGAMVKCATILLVLCLIMIVLLILKNILF; encoded by the exons ATGGCGACGAGGAATCGAACGACGGTGTACCGGAAACACAGGGATGCGTGTAAGAGCGCGCGTGCTCCATTATCTTTATCGGCGTCTGATTCGTTCGGTGGTCCGGTGATCGAAATGGTTAGCGGTTCATTTTCCCGGTCCAATCACTCCTCTTATGCTCCTTTGAATTCCTATGATCCTGGTCCATCAAG TAGTGATGCCTTCACAATTGGTATGCCACCAGCTTGGGTTGATGATTCTGAGGAGATAACTTTTAATATACAAAAGGTGCGAGACAAAATGAATGAACTAGCAAAGGCACATTCAAAGGCTCTTATGCCTACATTTGGAGATAACAAAGGGATTCATCGTGAAGTCGAGATGCTCACTCATGAGATCACAGATTTGTTGAGGAAGTCAGAAAAGAGATTGCAGATGTTATCTACTAGAGGGCCTTCTGAAGAATCAAATCTCAGGAAAAATGTGCAG CGTTCTCTTGCAACAGATCTTCAGAACCTTTCCATGGAGCTCCGCAGAAAACAGTCTACTTACTTAAAACGTCTGCAGCAGCAGAAAGAG GGTCAGGATGAAGTAGATTTAGAGTTTAATGTGAATGGAAAGATGTCGAGACTGGATGAAGAGGATGAACTTGGTGGGATG GGTTTCGATGAACACCAGACAATCAAGTTGAAGGAAGGGCAACATGTCTCAGCGGAAAGGGAACGAGAGATACAACAG GTTCTGGGTTCCGTGAATGACCTTGCACAGATAATGAAAGACTTATCAGCCCTTGTGATTGACCAG GGCACGATTGTTGATCGGATAGACTACAATGTCCAAAACGTTTCTACATCGGTCGAGGAAGGCTATAAACAACTACAAAAG GCGGAGAGAACACAAAGAGAAGGAGCAATGGTGAAATGTGCAACTATACTCCTTGTACTCTGTTTGATCATGATTGTTCTTTTAattcttaagaatattttgttttag